A DNA window from Moorella thermoacetica contains the following coding sequences:
- the purF gene encoding amidophosphoribosyltransferase, translating into MAGEHTGADGPVRMSSWHEECGVFGIYAPGQDVARLAYYGLFALQHRGQESAGIAVANGRHIAVHKGMGLVAEVFNRDNLRALHGDVAIGHVRYSTTGASSLVNAQPLVFRYLRGMVAIAHNGNLTNASELRRELGASGSIFQSSTDSEIIVNLIARHSQEPVEAALLHCQEELRGAYSLVVMTEEQLIGVRDPHGVRPLCLGRMDGAWILASESCALDTLGADFVRDLEPGEIVIIDSRGVRSLQGPRAAHRAHCIFEYVYFARPDSILDGETVNLVRRELGRNLAREYRVAADAVIPVPDSGIAAAAGYAEVAGLPFVEGLMKNRYVGRTFIQPTQEMRDLGVRLKLNPIKPILKDKRVIIIDDSLVRGTTSRRIVAMLRQAGVREVHLLVASPPVLYPCYYGIDTSARGELIAARYPLEDIRRHVDADSLHYLSLEGLFRSVQRGMEDFCAACFTGRYPIPIPSPEEATKYSLEG; encoded by the coding sequence ATGGCGGGAGAGCATACCGGTGCTGATGGCCCGGTAAGGATGTCATCCTGGCACGAGGAGTGCGGTGTCTTTGGCATCTACGCTCCGGGCCAGGACGTGGCCCGGCTGGCCTACTACGGACTCTTTGCCCTCCAGCACCGCGGCCAGGAGAGCGCTGGTATCGCCGTGGCCAACGGCCGCCATATCGCCGTCCACAAGGGTATGGGGCTGGTGGCGGAGGTCTTTAACCGGGACAACCTTCGGGCTTTACATGGTGACGTGGCCATCGGCCACGTGCGTTACTCCACCACTGGTGCCAGTTCCCTGGTCAACGCCCAGCCCCTGGTCTTCCGCTACCTCAGGGGCATGGTGGCCATCGCCCATAACGGTAACCTGACCAACGCCAGCGAGCTGCGGCGGGAGCTTGGAGCCAGCGGGTCTATCTTCCAGTCCTCCACCGATAGTGAAATCATCGTTAACCTTATCGCCCGCCACAGCCAGGAGCCCGTCGAAGCAGCCTTGCTCCATTGCCAGGAAGAGCTTCGCGGTGCTTATTCCCTGGTGGTCATGACCGAGGAACAACTCATCGGCGTCCGTGATCCCCATGGTGTCCGGCCCCTGTGCCTGGGCAGGATGGATGGGGCCTGGATCCTGGCCTCGGAGTCCTGCGCCCTGGATACCCTGGGGGCCGATTTTGTCCGCGATCTGGAACCCGGGGAGATTGTCATTATCGACAGCCGGGGGGTGCGTTCCCTCCAGGGACCCCGGGCGGCCCACCGGGCCCACTGCATTTTTGAATATGTCTACTTTGCCCGGCCGGATAGCATCCTGGACGGCGAGACCGTCAACCTGGTGCGGCGGGAACTGGGCCGGAATCTAGCCCGGGAATACCGGGTGGCGGCCGACGCCGTCATTCCGGTACCCGACTCCGGTATTGCCGCCGCCGCCGGCTATGCCGAGGTGGCCGGCCTGCCCTTTGTGGAGGGGTTGATGAAAAACCGCTACGTCGGCCGGACCTTCATCCAGCCCACCCAGGAGATGCGGGACCTGGGGGTGCGCTTGAAGCTCAACCCTATCAAGCCCATCTTAAAGGATAAAAGGGTTATTATAATTGATGACTCCCTGGTCCGGGGAACCACCAGCCGGAGGATAGTAGCCATGCTGCGCCAGGCCGGGGTCCGGGAGGTGCACCTGCTGGTGGCCTCGCCGCCGGTCCTGTATCCCTGTTACTACGGCATTGATACCAGCGCCCGGGGAGAGCTCATTGCCGCCCGGTATCCCCTGGAGGACATCCGCCGCCATGTGGATGCCGACAGTCTCCACTACCTCAGCCTGGAAGGGTTGTTTCGTTCCGTGCAGAGGGGGATGGAAGACTTCTGCGCCGCCTGCTTCACCGGCCGCTACCCCATCCCCATCCCTTCCCCGGAGGAGGCTACCAAGTACAGCCTGGAAGGGTAG